The Alkalinema sp. FACHB-956 genome includes a window with the following:
- a CDS encoding SIR2 family protein, producing MGELKADFAGDVAVDFVVVTAIEVERRAICAGFQIGDRDRISKESRVYWRKSIDLNHGEFYNLIVAQSPDMAGVDAAVLVSDILHHWHPAAILLVGIAAGVNPDKQQLGDVVIGRDIYYYERGKLTPTGKQPEPIMYRADATLLNHVQALPEWSLPPNLLSPDGTPTQPKIHYGVIASGEKVIADSAVRDEITASDRKIAAIEMEGYGFSAASWQSFDRVRHLVIKALCDFGDASKGDRWQAYAAAVAADFTKHFLLDRPLEPRNPPRRAMPTPGQYKPIIDELKFGNIVPFLGPGINPNFYIQLASHLTESIEADLPQEPNQNAAGRNLIQRLIGVPCQICHYLPDERPQQCPMLQGIERADNCPVYLEQRLAVAKTNLRYLSQYYKLINNLDTFYDKLYEILESLESGRRPNPVHCFWAGLPHQMLAKNYPRSCPGLPYQLIVTTNCDNLLEQAFDQAQQPYDVIYYVADGSDRGKYKHWRYQSQTAQIIDDPQNYDDQLPLRRAGGTMGIREQHSSYPIILKLYGTQENRFVVTEDHLNSLVGSPIKNLPSGLKRILGEAGILFLGYSPNDSDLQQLVNWLWPDQKLPSVSRLVHQSDPGDLEKKIWKDQRNVELLSIACTPEEFVASLQQELEGLKPRVVEPMR from the coding sequence ATGGGAGAACTTAAGGCTGATTTTGCAGGGGATGTGGCGGTTGATTTTGTCGTTGTGACCGCGATCGAGGTTGAGCGGCGAGCCATTTGTGCAGGGTTTCAGATCGGTGATCGCGATCGAATCTCTAAGGAATCCCGAGTTTACTGGCGCAAGTCGATCGATCTCAATCATGGCGAGTTTTACAACCTGATTGTGGCCCAATCTCCCGATATGGCTGGGGTAGATGCCGCCGTTCTCGTTTCTGATATTCTGCACCACTGGCATCCCGCAGCCATTTTATTGGTGGGCATTGCGGCGGGTGTCAATCCCGATAAGCAGCAGTTGGGCGATGTGGTGATTGGCCGAGATATCTATTACTACGAACGCGGCAAACTCACCCCCACCGGTAAACAGCCGGAACCCATTATGTACCGCGCAGATGCCACGTTGTTGAATCATGTGCAAGCGCTACCGGAGTGGAGCTTACCCCCCAACTTACTCAGCCCCGATGGCACGCCCACCCAACCCAAAATTCACTACGGGGTCATCGCGTCGGGGGAAAAAGTGATTGCAGATAGTGCTGTCCGCGATGAGATTACGGCCAGCGATCGCAAAATTGCTGCCATTGAAATGGAGGGCTATGGGTTCAGTGCAGCCAGTTGGCAAAGTTTCGATCGAGTGCGGCACTTGGTTATTAAGGCTCTTTGTGATTTTGGGGATGCCAGTAAGGGCGATCGCTGGCAGGCGTATGCGGCGGCGGTTGCAGCGGACTTTACGAAACATTTTTTGCTCGATCGTCCGTTAGAACCCCGGAACCCACCCCGGCGCGCCATGCCAACACCAGGGCAATACAAACCCATCATCGATGAATTGAAATTTGGCAATATTGTGCCGTTCCTAGGGCCTGGGATTAATCCAAATTTTTATATTCAGCTTGCTTCCCATTTAACGGAATCCATTGAGGCCGATCTGCCCCAAGAACCCAATCAGAATGCCGCTGGACGGAATCTGATTCAACGGTTAATTGGTGTTCCCTGCCAGATTTGTCACTATTTACCTGATGAAAGACCCCAGCAATGTCCCATGCTCCAGGGAATCGAGAGAGCGGATAACTGTCCGGTCTACCTAGAACAACGATTAGCAGTCGCCAAAACTAATCTGCGCTATCTCTCGCAATATTACAAACTCATTAACAATTTAGATACGTTTTACGACAAGCTCTATGAAATTTTAGAATCCCTAGAAAGTGGTCGTCGTCCCAATCCTGTGCATTGTTTCTGGGCAGGACTGCCCCACCAAATGCTGGCTAAAAATTACCCCAGAAGTTGTCCTGGATTGCCCTATCAACTGATTGTCACGACCAATTGCGATAATTTACTGGAACAGGCGTTTGACCAAGCGCAGCAGCCCTACGATGTTATCTATTACGTCGCCGATGGGTCCGATCGGGGTAAGTACAAGCATTGGCGCTATCAATCCCAAACGGCACAGATTATTGATGATCCTCAAAACTATGATGATCAATTGCCGCTGCGACGGGCGGGTGGCACGATGGGAATCCGGGAGCAGCATTCTAGTTACCCTATTATCCTGAAGCTGTATGGGACGCAGGAGAACCGTTTTGTGGTGACGGAGGATCACCTCAATTCCTTAGTAGGGAGCCCGATTAAGAATCTGCCCTCGGGCTTAAAAAGAATTCTGGGGGAAGCGGGCATTTTGTTCCTGGGATACAGCCCCAATGACTCCGATCTCCAACAGTTGGTGAATTGGTTATGGCCTGATCAAAAGCTACCGAGTGTCTCGCGGTTGGTGCACCAATCCGATCCCGGTGATTTGGAGAAGAAGATTTGGAAAGACCAGAGAAATGTTGAGTTGCTGTCGATCGCGTGCACTCCAGAGGAGTTTGTGGCGTCCCTCCAGCAGGAGTTGGAAGGGTTAAAACCTAGGGTTGTGGAACCGATGCGATGA
- a CDS encoding TIGR00300 family protein, with protein sequence MTQPVRILMCAPHHYDVDYVINPWMEGNVHRSSRDLAEEQWNKLYQVLKTYATVDLVPPQQGWPDMVFTANAGLVLGDVAVLSRFFHPERQGEEPYFQNWFAENGFQVHTLPKSLPFEGAGDALFDRAGGWLWAGYGFRSELDAHPYLAKWLDVEVLSLRLVDRRFYHLDTCFCPLTDGYLLYYPEAFDTYSNRLIELRVPAEKRIAIDEVDAVNFACNAVNIDRSQDGQVERIIVMNQASDGLKQQLNDRGFTVIETPLTEFLKAGGAAKCLTLKVTEPRHAAPNGSPLQSRVIRLEGHLLDSGLVSRALDTILANGGSFQVLNFDLGEQRQDQSRAEVRVSAPDASVMADIMGQLIDLGAMSPPQQASNATLEPVEKAGVAPDDFYVTTIYPTEVRIQDQWVKVQGQRMDGAIAITQTAEGPIARCKILRDLQLGESVVVGSEGIRTLRNESSLKSSKTEEFSFMGAGVSSERRVELVVEQIAWDLRRIRDRGGKVVVTAGPVVIHTGGSEHLSQLIREGYVHALLGGNAIAVHDMEQSMLGTSLGMDMKRGVSVHGGHRHHLKVINAIRRCGSIAQAVDQGILTSGIMYECVKNNVPFALAGSIRDDGPLPDTQMDLLTAQADYARLIDGADMILMLSSMLHSIGVGNMTPSGVKMVCVDINPAVVTKLSDRGSIESTGVVTDVGLFLSLLVQQLHRLQGQYGSGQAVSV encoded by the coding sequence ATGACTCAACCCGTGCGGATTTTGATGTGTGCACCGCACCACTATGATGTGGACTATGTGATCAACCCTTGGATGGAAGGGAATGTTCATCGATCGTCCCGAGACTTGGCCGAAGAGCAATGGAATAAGCTCTACCAAGTATTGAAAACCTACGCCACTGTGGATCTGGTGCCCCCCCAACAAGGCTGGCCAGATATGGTGTTTACGGCCAATGCTGGCTTGGTGTTGGGAGATGTGGCTGTGTTGAGCCGTTTTTTCCATCCTGAACGGCAGGGGGAAGAACCCTATTTCCAAAATTGGTTTGCGGAAAATGGCTTTCAGGTGCACACTTTGCCGAAAAGCTTGCCCTTTGAAGGGGCGGGAGATGCCCTCTTCGATCGGGCTGGTGGCTGGTTGTGGGCTGGCTATGGCTTTCGATCGGAACTAGACGCCCATCCCTATTTAGCCAAATGGCTTGATGTGGAAGTGTTGTCTCTCCGGTTGGTCGATCGGCGGTTTTACCATTTGGACACCTGTTTTTGTCCCCTGACCGATGGCTATCTGCTCTACTATCCTGAAGCGTTTGATACCTATTCCAATCGCCTGATTGAGTTACGGGTTCCCGCTGAAAAACGCATTGCCATCGATGAAGTGGATGCGGTGAATTTCGCCTGTAATGCTGTCAATATTGATCGTTCCCAGGACGGCCAGGTGGAACGAATTATCGTGATGAATCAGGCCAGCGATGGGCTGAAGCAACAGCTCAACGATCGGGGCTTCACGGTGATTGAAACGCCCCTAACGGAATTTCTCAAAGCAGGCGGTGCAGCCAAGTGCCTGACCCTCAAGGTTACGGAACCCCGCCATGCTGCTCCCAACGGGTCACCCCTACAAAGCCGGGTGATCCGCCTAGAAGGCCATTTACTCGACTCCGGCTTGGTCAGCCGTGCCCTGGATACGATCTTGGCCAACGGCGGCAGCTTCCAGGTCTTGAACTTTGATCTAGGGGAACAGCGGCAGGATCAGTCCCGTGCCGAAGTCAGAGTCTCTGCGCCCGATGCCAGCGTCATGGCTGATATCATGGGGCAACTGATTGATCTGGGGGCGATGAGTCCGCCGCAGCAAGCCAGTAATGCGACGTTGGAACCCGTGGAAAAAGCGGGGGTGGCACCGGATGATTTCTACGTCACGACCATTTATCCTACGGAAGTCCGCATTCAAGACCAATGGGTGAAAGTCCAAGGACAACGGATGGATGGCGCGATCGCCATCACCCAAACCGCAGAAGGCCCGATCGCCCGGTGTAAAATTCTGCGGGATCTGCAACTGGGGGAATCCGTGGTGGTGGGAAGCGAAGGCATTCGCACCCTGCGCAATGAAAGCTCCCTCAAATCCAGTAAAACCGAAGAATTTAGCTTCATGGGTGCGGGGGTTTCCAGCGAGCGGCGCGTGGAACTGGTGGTGGAACAAATTGCCTGGGATCTACGGCGGATTCGCGATCGCGGTGGCAAAGTCGTCGTGACCGCTGGCCCAGTGGTGATTCATACCGGCGGCAGTGAACACCTCTCCCAACTGATTCGTGAGGGCTACGTGCATGCGCTGCTGGGCGGCAACGCGATCGCGGTGCATGACATGGAACAATCCATGCTGGGCACTTCCCTGGGGATGGATATGAAACGGGGCGTTTCCGTCCATGGGGGGCATCGCCATCACCTGAAGGTCATCAATGCCATCCGGCGCTGCGGTAGCATTGCCCAGGCTGTTGACCAAGGGATTTTGACCAGCGGCATCATGTACGAATGTGTTAAAAATAACGTTCCCTTTGCCTTAGCCGGTTCCATTCGCGATGACGGCCCCCTGCCCGATACCCAAATGGATTTGCTCACGGCTCAGGCGGATTATGCCCGCTTGATTGACGGGGCGGATATGATTCTCATGCTGTCCAGTATGTTGCATTCGATCGGGGTTGGAAATATGACCCCCTCGGGCGTCAAGATGGTGTGCGTCGATATTAATCCGGCGGTAGTGACTAAGTTGAGCGATCGGGGTTCGATCGAGTCCACGGGCGTGGTCACCGATGTGGGATTATTCCTCAGTCTGTTGGTTCAGCAACTCCATCGCTTACAAGGTCAGTATGGCTCTGGACAAGCGGTATCGGTGTAA
- a CDS encoding DUF2283 domain-containing protein yields the protein MKVVYDPQQDILQISFIDSPIDETAQIAPGLILDYDEDGQVIGLEVRKASQRIDDPKSIDYSIGEANVEKPDPKPTS from the coding sequence ATGAAAGTGGTTTACGATCCCCAACAGGATATTTTGCAAATTTCTTTCATTGATAGCCCGATCGATGAGACAGCACAAATTGCACCAGGGTTAATTCTGGACTATGACGAAGATGGGCAAGTGATTGGTTTAGAGGTGCGTAAGGCATCTCAAAGAATCGACGACCCGAAGTCAATCGATTATTCCATTGGCGAAGCCAACGTCGAAAAACCTGATCCTAAGCCGACCTCGTAG
- a CDS encoding transglutaminase domain-containing protein, producing MIQQSMIQPIGLYALSGLAVEGDRLLAVDRVRGYLVQVDPRNDNTTILNPHHAQEWINTAGLAIASGVAWFGKRRWVVQCDLQTFKQTGWVELPYDVDGVAVWDGLVYVTCQKSGYIHVFDETTQQLLTKFAQPGIGVANLVATADALWVCDREEQTVFCLDRATGELRWSALTPYKSPTAIALYPADPDPICYVAYVEEEPYVRDDPNARFPYQLTFRDRTWIHALQVAHNWQDHYTLSNGYLVELSYVEELQPLDALTLNQVEWRIALPSETVRQRVRQVEPIGHPFTIEEVDGQKFAVFKFDQLQPYQNGLLGWKALVELYSFKSYLTPDDVEIHTRKRIPKALKEQYLVDNDELAMDTPTIQQAAQEAVGTETNILRKMLKIRNYVYDRLSYGIQPKIDTPDIALDRGIASCGEYVGVLLALARLNGIACRTVGRYKCPPHPDRRNLPLEPDFNHVWLEFYVPGVGWLPMESNVDDVIDRGPYPTRFFMGLAWYHAELGKGVRFEKMTAENLPENFALGDLALNHIRFTIIDELSPTA from the coding sequence ATGATTCAACAGTCTATGATTCAACCAATCGGCCTGTATGCCCTGTCTGGATTGGCGGTGGAGGGCGATCGGCTATTGGCGGTCGATCGGGTGCGCGGTTATCTGGTACAGGTCGATCCCCGCAACGACAATACGACCATTTTGAATCCCCACCACGCCCAGGAATGGATCAATACAGCGGGTTTGGCGATTGCTTCGGGAGTGGCTTGGTTTGGTAAACGGCGGTGGGTTGTGCAGTGCGATTTGCAGACCTTCAAGCAGACGGGTTGGGTTGAGCTGCCCTACGATGTCGATGGGGTGGCGGTTTGGGATGGCCTCGTTTACGTCACCTGCCAAAAATCGGGATATATCCATGTTTTTGATGAAACAACCCAGCAGTTGTTAACAAAATTTGCCCAACCCGGTATTGGGGTCGCCAATCTGGTGGCGACGGCGGATGCGCTGTGGGTCTGCGATCGGGAGGAGCAAACGGTGTTTTGCCTCGATCGGGCCACGGGGGAATTGCGCTGGAGTGCTTTGACACCCTATAAATCGCCTACAGCGATCGCCCTCTACCCTGCGGATCCGGATCCGATTTGTTACGTGGCCTACGTCGAGGAAGAACCCTACGTGCGGGATGATCCCAACGCGCGTTTTCCCTATCAACTGACCTTTCGCGATCGCACTTGGATTCATGCCTTGCAAGTGGCCCACAATTGGCAGGACCATTACACCCTCTCCAATGGCTACTTGGTAGAACTGTCCTATGTCGAAGAGTTGCAGCCGTTGGATGCGTTAACGCTGAATCAAGTGGAGTGGCGGATTGCCTTACCCTCGGAAACGGTGCGGCAACGGGTACGCCAAGTGGAACCGATCGGCCATCCCTTTACGATCGAAGAGGTGGATGGACAAAAATTTGCGGTGTTCAAGTTTGACCAACTCCAGCCCTATCAAAATGGTTTGCTGGGGTGGAAGGCATTGGTGGAACTCTACAGTTTCAAGTCCTACCTCACGCCCGATGATGTAGAAATTCACACTAGGAAACGTATTCCGAAAGCACTAAAGGAACAGTATTTAGTAGACAACGATGAATTAGCGATGGATACGCCGACGATTCAGCAAGCAGCTCAGGAAGCAGTCGGAACGGAAACGAATATTTTACGCAAGATGCTAAAAATTCGGAATTATGTTTACGATCGTTTAAGCTATGGCATTCAACCAAAAATTGATACGCCGGATATTGCTTTAGATCGAGGAATTGCGTCCTGTGGGGAATACGTGGGTGTCCTGCTGGCCTTAGCACGGCTGAATGGTATTGCCTGTCGCACGGTGGGACGGTATAAATGTCCCCCCCATCCCGATCGCCGCAACCTTCCCCTAGAGCCAGATTTTAACCATGTGTGGTTGGAATTTTATGTGCCCGGTGTGGGTTGGTTACCCATGGAATCCAACGTGGATGATGTCATCGATCGGGGACCCTATCCAACGCGCTTTTTTATGGGGTTAGCGTGGTACCATGCTGAGCTGGGGAAAGGGGTACGATTTGAGAAAATGACCGCTGAGAATTTACCCGAGAATTTTGCTTTAGGTGATTTAGCGTTGAACCACATTCGGTTTACGATTATCGATGAACTATCACCCACAGCATAA
- a CDS encoding isoaspartyl peptidase/L-asparaginase family protein, with product MTNGYSLMIHGGAGALEDLKYEATEAEFRSSVLEILGAGRSRLARGDRALDVVEYCVTLLEDNPLYNAGRGSVLNAQGQVEMDAALMDGQDLKAGGVTCVKGVKNPIALARQVLEQGDHVLLAAEGALEFAKARQVELCEDAYFITAARVQQLQEAQAAGRMTLDHERIKQKLGTVGAVARDLSGNLAAATSTGGLVNKRWGRVGDTPIVGAGVFAENGTCAVSATGYGEQFLRTVFAKTIAGYVQFKGMDAAAAAQAGIDELVRKVNGDGGAIVIDAAGRCGAAQSTSGLIHGWIELGGEAVCKLG from the coding sequence ATGACGAATGGTTATTCATTAATGATTCACGGCGGCGCAGGGGCGTTGGAGGATCTGAAATACGAAGCGACAGAAGCGGAGTTTCGTAGCAGTGTTTTAGAGATTTTAGGAGCGGGGCGATCACGGCTGGCACGGGGCGATCGGGCGTTGGATGTGGTGGAATATTGCGTCACGCTCCTGGAAGATAATCCCCTCTACAACGCGGGGCGAGGATCGGTTTTAAATGCCCAAGGCCAAGTGGAAATGGATGCGGCCTTGATGGATGGCCAGGATTTGAAAGCGGGGGGCGTGACCTGTGTAAAAGGGGTGAAGAATCCGATCGCCCTGGCGCGGCAGGTTTTGGAACAGGGGGATCATGTCTTGCTGGCCGCTGAGGGGGCGTTAGAGTTTGCCAAGGCACGGCAGGTGGAACTGTGCGAGGATGCCTATTTCATTACAGCGGCTCGGGTGCAGCAGTTGCAGGAGGCGCAGGCAGCGGGACGGATGACCCTAGACCACGAACGGATTAAACAGAAGCTGGGCACCGTGGGGGCTGTGGCGCGGGACTTGTCGGGAAATTTGGCGGCGGCAACCTCCACGGGCGGTCTGGTGAATAAACGCTGGGGCCGGGTGGGGGATACCCCGATCGTGGGGGCGGGGGTGTTTGCGGAGAATGGAACCTGTGCGGTGTCGGCAACGGGCTATGGGGAGCAGTTTTTACGAACGGTGTTTGCTAAGACGATCGCCGGTTATGTGCAGTTTAAGGGTATGGATGCGGCGGCGGCGGCCCAGGCGGGGATTGATGAGCTGGTGCGGAAGGTGAATGGGGATGGGGGCGCGATCGTGATTGATGCCGCAGGGCGTTGTGGCGCGGCGCAGTCCACTTCCGGATTGATTCACGGCTGGATTGAGTTAGGGGGAGAGGCCGTGTGTAAGTTGGGGTAA
- a CDS encoding U32 family peptidase, which yields MSQSSSQSVPTSERSGSLQRPELLAPAGNWECARAAVENGADAIYFGLDRFNARMRSQNFTEADLPELMAYLHRRGVKGYVTLNTLIFPQELADASQYLRSMISAGVDAVIVQDIGICRLIRHLSPDFPIHASTQMTVTSAAGVEFAQKLGCQLVVLARECSLKEIRKIQTQIHDRQVALPLEVFVHGALCVAYSGQCLTSESLGGRSANRGECAQACRMPYELIADGKRVDLGDRQYLLSPQDLSGLAVLPELVQTGISCLKIEGRLKAPEYVASVTRVYREALDRVMAQTLETLASDRDRYSLEMSFSRGLYTGWFEGINNQELVHARFGKKRGVYLGDVIRVQKDRVTVRLEAPLKPGNGVVFDNGHPAGKEEGGRVYTLDRKGKEATLTFGRDAVNFRRVYVGDRVWKTSDPEFDKQVRQSYEKEYQFQQPITIELHGTVGETLVAIGRDQQGHTVQVESTMALVAAHSKPLTPERLQEQFARLGNTPFQLDRLDNHVVGDTMLPVSELNRLRRSLVEQLETLRAQPKRWQLHPSAQWHELLPESTRDRTPKFVYQSVKDHGKLSAEPSQKVSPELIILSRNLEQLKAALESGITTLYCEFEDPCKYQDAMQLVTVYRGEQVTTPRLLVAPPRITKPSENWILQQVQKSNADGYLIRNYDQLEYFVDRFCVGDFSLNVANPITANYFKTQFNLAWLTASYDLNVQQLQDLLQAVPTEWMEVTIHQHMPMFHMEHCVFCAFLSEGTDFTNCGRPCEKHSVKLRDRVGTEHILQADAGCRNTVFNGTAQTGAEYVTHLMDLGVQRFRIEFVNESPKQVKRTIECYQQLLKGDITGAQLWRELKLQNQLGVTRGSLEKTGVMVQ from the coding sequence ATGTCCCAGTCGTCCTCCCAGTCTGTGCCAACCTCTGAGCGATCGGGTTCCCTCCAGAGGCCAGAACTCTTGGCTCCAGCGGGCAATTGGGAATGCGCTCGGGCAGCGGTGGAAAATGGAGCCGATGCCATTTATTTTGGCCTCGATCGATTTAACGCACGGATGAGATCGCAGAACTTCACCGAAGCCGATCTGCCGGAGCTCATGGCCTATCTCCATCGTCGTGGCGTCAAGGGCTACGTAACGCTGAATACCCTCATTTTCCCCCAGGAACTCGCCGACGCCAGCCAGTATCTCCGCAGCATGATTAGCGCTGGCGTGGATGCGGTGATTGTCCAGGATATCGGGATTTGTCGGTTAATTCGTCACCTGTCACCGGATTTTCCGATTCACGCTTCCACCCAGATGACGGTGACCAGTGCCGCTGGGGTGGAATTTGCGCAAAAGCTGGGTTGTCAACTGGTGGTGTTGGCGCGGGAATGTTCGCTAAAGGAAATTCGTAAAATCCAAACCCAAATCCACGATCGGCAAGTGGCGTTACCGTTGGAAGTATTTGTCCATGGGGCGTTGTGCGTGGCCTATTCCGGGCAATGCTTAACCAGTGAATCCCTGGGGGGCCGATCGGCCAATCGCGGTGAATGTGCCCAGGCGTGCCGGATGCCCTACGAGTTGATTGCCGATGGGAAGCGGGTGGATTTGGGCGATCGGCAATATTTGCTCAGTCCCCAGGATTTGTCAGGCTTAGCCGTATTGCCGGAACTGGTGCAAACGGGCATTAGTTGTCTGAAAATTGAAGGTCGTTTAAAGGCTCCGGAATATGTGGCCAGTGTGACGCGGGTCTATCGGGAAGCCCTCGATCGCGTAATGGCCCAGACCCTGGAGACCCTTGCGAGCGATCGCGATCGCTACAGCTTGGAAATGTCCTTTTCGCGCGGACTTTACACGGGTTGGTTTGAGGGCATTAATAACCAGGAACTGGTTCATGCTCGCTTCGGGAAAAAGCGCGGGGTGTATTTAGGCGATGTGATTCGGGTGCAGAAAGATCGCGTGACGGTGCGGTTAGAGGCCCCGTTGAAACCGGGGAATGGGGTGGTGTTTGACAATGGCCATCCGGCGGGCAAGGAAGAGGGCGGACGGGTGTACACCTTAGACCGCAAGGGCAAGGAAGCCACGCTGACCTTTGGTCGGGATGCGGTGAATTTTCGGCGCGTGTATGTGGGCGATCGGGTGTGGAAAACCAGCGATCCAGAATTTGATAAACAGGTACGGCAAAGCTACGAAAAAGAATACCAATTTCAGCAACCCATCACGATCGAGCTCCATGGAACGGTAGGGGAAACGCTCGTGGCGATCGGGCGAGATCAGCAAGGTCATACGGTGCAGGTGGAATCCACCATGGCGCTGGTAGCCGCCCACAGCAAGCCACTGACCCCGGAACGCCTCCAGGAACAGTTTGCACGGTTGGGGAATACGCCCTTTCAGCTCGATCGATTAGACAATCACGTCGTGGGAGACACAATGCTTCCCGTCAGTGAGCTAAATCGGTTACGACGATCGCTGGTGGAACAGTTAGAAACTCTGCGGGCTCAACCGAAGCGCTGGCAATTACATCCCTCAGCCCAGTGGCATGAATTACTGCCAGAGAGTACGCGCGATCGAACCCCAAAATTTGTCTACCAATCCGTAAAAGATCACGGTAAATTGTCGGCTGAACCATCACAGAAAGTATCACCAGAGTTAATCATTCTCTCCCGTAATTTAGAGCAGCTAAAAGCTGCATTAGAATCTGGAATTACAACGCTATATTGTGAATTTGAAGATCCTTGTAAATACCAGGATGCGATGCAGTTAGTCACAGTCTATCGCGGAGAACAGGTCACGACACCCCGGCTTTTAGTTGCGCCACCTCGCATTACCAAACCGAGCGAAAATTGGATTCTACAACAGGTACAGAAATCTAACGCTGACGGATATCTGATTCGTAATTATGATCAGTTGGAATACTTTGTCGATCGGTTCTGTGTGGGTGACTTTTCCCTCAATGTAGCCAATCCCATTACAGCCAACTATTTCAAAACGCAATTTAATCTAGCTTGGTTAACTGCATCCTACGACCTCAACGTGCAACAGTTACAGGATTTGTTGCAAGCAGTGCCCACGGAGTGGATGGAAGTCACCATTCACCAACATATGCCAATGTTCCATATGGAGCACTGTGTATTCTGCGCGTTCCTCTCGGAAGGCACCGACTTTACCAACTGCGGACGACCCTGCGAAAAACACTCAGTCAAGTTGCGCGATCGGGTCGGTACCGAGCATATTTTGCAAGCCGATGCGGGGTGTCGCAATACCGTATTTAACGGCACAGCACAGACGGGGGCAGAATACGTAACCCACCTCATGGATCTGGGCGTCCAGCGATTCCGCATTGAATTTGTCAACGAATCACCGAAACAAGTTAAACGGACGATCGAATGCTATCAGCAACTTCTCAAGGGTGACATTACAGGGGCGCAACTGTGGCGTGAATTGAAACTGCAAAATCAACTGGGGGTCACTCGCGGTTCCCTGGAAAAAACGGGTGTGATGGTGCAGTAA
- a CDS encoding cyanophycinase: protein MMIPYQYPVMVIGGAEDKVNDCKILNAFVASAGGEDAVIGVVPCASREPTIVGDRYFQLFTGMGAKRVEILDIRHPQECDELRWLDLLAQCTGVFVTGGDQIRLCNLIGNSHFIEMIKANVYLGKLVLAGTSAGAAMMGEKMIAGGSSGESPNRSLVDLSEGLAVLPELLVDQHFHNRNRMARLLSAVAAFPDLVGIGIDEDTCAALDGQGTFQVLGKGTITVVDPGDSVRTNYSVASEISPLSLHNLKLHVLTAGDRYDFHNRVVLESCP, encoded by the coding sequence ATGATGATTCCTTACCAGTACCCAGTCATGGTGATTGGGGGCGCGGAAGATAAGGTCAATGATTGCAAAATTCTCAATGCGTTTGTTGCCAGCGCAGGTGGAGAGGATGCGGTCATTGGTGTTGTACCCTGTGCTTCCCGAGAACCAACCATTGTTGGCGATCGCTATTTCCAACTGTTTACTGGTATGGGCGCTAAACGGGTGGAAATTCTGGATATTCGCCATCCCCAGGAATGCGATGAACTGCGGTGGCTCGATCTCTTGGCTCAATGCACCGGCGTATTTGTGACCGGAGGGGATCAAATTCGTCTCTGCAACTTGATCGGCAACAGTCATTTCATTGAAATGATTAAAGCCAATGTCTATTTGGGCAAGTTGGTGCTGGCCGGAACCAGTGCCGGAGCTGCCATGATGGGCGAAAAAATGATTGCAGGCGGCAGCAGCGGAGAGTCCCCCAATCGATCGTTAGTCGATCTCTCGGAGGGGCTCGCCGTGCTGCCAGAGTTGCTGGTCGATCAACATTTTCACAATCGCAATCGCATGGCGCGTTTGTTAAGTGCGGTGGCGGCCTTTCCCGACCTCGTGGGGATTGGCATTGACGAAGATACCTGCGCGGCTTTGGATGGGCAGGGAACGTTTCAAGTGTTAGGCAAAGGCACCATCACGGTGGTTGATCCCGGTGATTCCGTTAGGACAAATTATTCAGTTGCAAGTGAGATCTCTCCGCTCAGTTTGCACAATCTAAAGTTACATGTGCTAACAGCAGGCGATCGATATGACTTTCACAATCGTGTCGTGCTTGAGTCGTGCCCTTGA
- a CDS encoding DUF4327 family protein, giving the protein MYTLRLYSIDDLQNEVRSLVDRGLVGRQHYIYELIKHFSDQEWPNVERVLEDNDYLLRDRVIDLLGKEAWLSD; this is encoded by the coding sequence ATGTATACCTTGCGCCTGTACTCGATCGACGATTTACAGAATGAAGTTCGATCGCTGGTTGACCGTGGCTTAGTTGGACGCCAACACTATATCTACGAACTGATCAAGCATTTCAGTGATCAGGAATGGCCCAATGTTGAGCGCGTTTTGGAAGATAACGATTACCTACTGCGCGATCGCGTCATTGATCTCTTGGGCAAAGAAGCTTGGTTGAGCGATTAG